One window from the genome of Candidatus Chlorohelix allophototropha encodes:
- a CDS encoding DDE-type integrase/transposase/recombinase, protein MRFKLSFQDLTEIFLLKGFRFSKETFRHWQEKYAPLITSELKQSRKGKATLRWKADETLIKVGSKYYYLYRAIDSNGKLVEVKLSEVRNIEATTSFFEQTVATVGFKPTQVTSDKEVTYPKAIEKALGSGVEHRAIRYT, encoded by the coding sequence TTGCGGTTCAAGCTCAGTTTCCAGGATCTGACCGAAATATTTCTGCTTAAAGGCTTTCGCTTCTCAAAAGAGACTTTCCGGCATTGGCAGGAGAAATATGCTCCTCTAATTACCAGCGAGCTAAAGCAATCTCGAAAAGGTAAAGCCACCCTTCGCTGGAAAGCCGATGAAACACTTATAAAAGTAGGTTCAAAATATTATTATTTGTACCGAGCCATCGACAGTAACGGAAAGTTGGTGGAGGTAAAACTTTCAGAGGTTAGGAATATCGAGGCAACTACTTCTTTTTTCGAGCAGACGGTGGCTACAGTGGGCTTCAAGCCAACTCAGGTCACCAGCGACAAAGAAGTGACCTATCCCAAAGCAATCGAAAAAGCGCTGGGTAGTGGAGTGGAACATCGAGCGATTCGATATACTTAA